One Malassezia restricta chromosome III, complete sequence DNA segment encodes these proteins:
- a CDS encoding derlin, whose product MDLVQSMPPVTRVMIIGMALMGLSCSTNMVSPYDLALLWPWILKRWQWWRIMSAFLFPGLGLQMLYNGVFFLEMSRTIESSVFLGDTAEYVWSLMGISSFILAFNYPLSSPFLFQPLSSALTALFSIHLPHINLSLLGMFSMPGKYVALGSLGISLIAGGVPECLQCFTGIAAGYLWHVLKNPLRPDQDRRHHRILSFIGKYISPRLQVPTALRQMMARTSPIRRTSFGTVYPSRRSTTSTTSSRTKPAREQTRPDRAAILAATEARLRATAQNEK is encoded by the coding sequence ATGGATCTTGTGCAGTCTATGCCGCCTGTGACGAGGGTCATGATCATTGGCATGGCCCTCATGGGACTTTCTTGCTCTACGAATATGGTATCTCCCTATGATCTGGCACTTTTGTGGCCATGGATCCTGAAACGGTGGCAGTGGTGGCGCATCATGAGTGCTTTTTTGTTTCCCGGCCTGGGCCTGCAAATGCTGTACAATGGAGTATTTTTTCTGGAAATGTCGCGGACAATCGAGTCCTCCGTGTTTTTGGGAGATACAGCCGAGTATGTGTGGTCGCTGATGGGCATTTCGAGCTTCATTCTGGCGTTCAACTATCCCCTCAGCAGTCCGTTTCTGTTTCAGCCGCTGTCGTCAGCCCTCACTGCCCTATTTTCGATCCACTTACCCCACATAAACCTGTCTTTACTAGGCATGTTTTCCATGCCTGGCAAGTATGTGGCGCTCGGCTCTCTAGGCATCAGTTTGATTGCTGGTGGTGTGCCCGAATGCTTGCAGTGCTTTACGGGCATTGCGGCAGGGTATCTATGGCACGTACTCAAGAACCCTCTTCGGCCTGACCAGGATCGTCGGCACCACAGGATCCTGTCCTTCATCGGCAAATACATTTCGCCACGTTTGCAGGTGCCCACGGCACTCCGCCAGATGATGGCGCGCACCTCGCCCATCCGCCGCACTTCATTCGGCACAGTGTATCCGAGTCGAAGATCCACGACGTCCACCACGTCATCTAGGACCAAACCCGCGCGAGAGCAGACGCGCCCTGATCGTGCGGCCATCCTCGCCGCCACGGAGGCGCGTCTCCGTGCCACAGCACAGAATGAAAAGTAA
- a CDS encoding m7GpppX diphosphatase — MSDFVLDRVLYEDPRAKTANLLGTCTTNDVLERALLLLEKTHYTPTFLSSLRLSTTFPRRETIGRNDIYTWMFGWDRDGHDAPTKMTLICPATDDLIAKYSAPHRRMMIETPHMYQAVTRPWIESLPASKTTWVQNILQGISETESVLYSDPDPKTGFVILPDMKWDRRTLSSLYLMAIVRDGSLVTLRDLTKQHVPLLRKIQQAGQKVAHEVYGLSESTDSTSPLRCFVHYMPTYFHLHVHMLSANFVSHPGSLVGQAHLLDDVIDLLELGVDFRQRTLSYALAEGHALLRRWQEEGYAQFDAIM, encoded by the coding sequence ATGTCCGACTTTGTGCTGGACCGCGTTTTGTATGAAGATCCACGGGCTAAAACCGCGAATTTACTGGGCACATGTACCACGAATGATGTTCTAGAAAGGGCACTCTTGCTACTAGAAAAGACTCACTACACGCCCACTTTTTTATCATCGCTTCGACTTTCCACCACATTTCCGCGAAGAGAGACGATCGGACGCAATGATATCTACACGTGGATGTTTGGATGGGATCGTGACGGACACGATGCACCGACCAAAATGACACTCATTTGTCCTGCGACGGATGACTTGATTGCCAAATACTCTGCCCCTCATCGGCGCATGATGATCGAGACGCCTCATATGTATCAGGCAGTGACACGGCCTTGGATCGAATCGCTTCCCGCCTCGAAAACAACATGGGTGCAGAACATTCTTCAAGGAATCTCGGAGACGGAGTCAGTGCTGTACTCAGACCCCGACCCCAAGACTGGCTTCGTTATTCTGCCCGACATGAAATGGGATCGACGCACCCTGTCATCTTTGTATCTTATGGCGATTGTCCGCGATGGTTCCTTGGTCACGCTGCGTGATCTTACGAAGCAGCACGTTCCTCTGTTGCGCAAAATTCAGCAGGCTGGTCAAAAGGTGGCACATGAAGTATATGGCCTTTCCGAATCGACCGACTCAACTTCGCCTCTCCGGTGCTTTGTACACTATATGCCCACGTATTTCCACCTGCACGTCCACATGCTCTCTGCCAATTTTGTTTCGCATCCAGGCTCCTTGGTAGGCCAGGCGCATCTTTTGGACGATGTGATTGATCTGCTCGAACTAGGTGTCGATTTCCGGCAGCGCACGTTGAGCTACGCATTGGCTGAGGGCCATGCCTTACTGCGACGCTGGCAAGAGGAGGGATATGCTCAGTTTGATGCGATTATGTAG
- a CDS encoding N-terminal domain of NEFA-interacting nuclear protein NIP30, which yields MSQAPPHFVSQADLTDAQKRREREIQEAYARIGEEPPPKPAEEAYDPRPLYERLREARALQDERIEEMFKLRNQFRGLDESESQFLADIELARKHREQEKRQQDAKELDEFRRATESKSSAPPPLPERTALPTIPKAKPRAGSKRKREQASALGIVPRKSTQPSASASCKNDPSS from the coding sequence ATGAGCCAGGCACCACCCCACTTTGTGTCGCAAGCCGATCTGACGGATGCGCAGAAgcgacgcgagcgcgagatTCAGGAAGCATACGCCCGAATCGGTGAGgagccgccgcccaagccagCAGAGGAGGCATATGACCCGCGTCCCCTATACGAACGACTTCGCGAAGCAAGAGCTCTCCaggacgagcgcatcgaggaaATGTTCAAGCTAAGGAACCAATTTCGGGGCCTGGACGAGAGCGAGTCGCAGTTTCTTGCTGATATTGAGCTGGCACGAAAACATCGCGAACAGGAGAAACGGCAGCAGGATGCAAAAGAACTCGATGAGTTTCGTCGAGCCACCGAGTCCAAAAGTAGTGCGCCACCCCCTCTGCCTGAGCGAACAGCCCTACCTACGATCCCCAAAGCCAAGCCTCGCGCAGGCTCCAAACGCAAACGGGAACAAGCCTCCGCCCTCGGCATCGTCCCTCGCAAGTCTACTCAACCATCTGCATCTGCCTCATGTAAAAATGATCCCTCATCTTGA
- a CDS encoding tubulin-specific chaperone D, which translates to MSADEPDELLCEGAELVRFEQYDAFMEKQHAMLACVGVHDEDGACAYLPALEAELQRYQEQAYVLDPFLERLVTPVAQTMRAQVLESGCMCMAPVARLLYMYTKVRGYKVVSRFFPHQVREMPLLLDALERFESPTWECLYVLLLWLSSVVLVPFPLDRGTPSPSERIHRLCARFLSRPGKERDAASIVLGRLYAREECELFFSAFLQDAEQATASLVPTGVLQTLCAFVKQADASLIRAHYDAMLRVIAHLRTVDTRNMLVDRYAIKLEGRLAMHDPRDAHVDTLLHALAHADSRVRYSAAKGTARVASRLPHAWRAQILEALLTMLSEHILSHTMPDGLHEARAFSEQTAETLRCVDLHGVSEYTWHGVFLALAECIRRAAVPIDVRMVYWTLTGLVFDVRRATGSTGTSVRDACCYVLWSLARTRDAPHVLAVPIAQRLIIAATLDRDVAVRRAASAAFQEWVGRATVPHGIDILRTADFAAVGTRRHAYLTCAPFVAQFDTYRPGLVAYAERSLLSHWDAAVRILGAQALARMLAGRDARPVLLRLCPRSASHDTDVAHGALVALAHLVRDHPALAQEACRAALSTSPSVWRAPGGASILASACHVVSLCLAPTDTAPLRSLWNEAVLRPEVEVQDMVVASIRALKDHVIVHDLVRTWLDTWPSLSPDTQCVAAKAMGVVDVYADERCERLCDVLRSGAVEARCAAARSLSTLPTHRVVPALRAGLHDMTTDARGDVGSWVRVACIESLGALECDADTLVDMAGLLMERIDTVRVKAADVLSRMNASWRDAIGDPSLLRDASYAFPHLMPLLDEPAYRFSLLRSLVRTIGSRSDMALRVAGQALVQWAKQASSDKVQDVGVMLHRQANTHARDNRTFVPVLQTVQLLLDWDVRLDVPLLARFVRLASHHVDKVHSVPRILAAMRICVHASQVPGAVPDAAAYLIPFLTHRYPAVRIHTSEQLFLLVQELSMEHDTTEIEAALLDTPWATAPPTDLGAASTHIVHCIYDILAAKHRAP; encoded by the coding sequence ATGTCGGCGGACGAGCCTGACGAGCTTCTGTGCGAgggcgccgagctcgtccgCTTTGAGCAGTATGATGCGTTTATGGAGAAGCAGCATGCGATGCTGGCGTGTGTCGGGGTGCATGATGAAGacggtgcgtgtgcgtaTCTACCGGCGTTGGAGGCAGAATTGCAGCGGTATCAAGAACAGGCGTACGTGCTTGATCCGTTCTTGGAACGACTCGTTACGCCCGTGGCTCAGAcgatgcgtgcgcaggtTCTGGAGAGCGGCTGTATGTGCATGGCACCTGTGGCGCGCCTCTTGTACATGTATACCAAGGTGCGTGGCTACAAGGTCGTGTCTCGCTTTTTCCCTCACCAAGTGCGCGAGATGCCCTTGCTCCtcgacgccctcgagcgaTTCGAGAGTCCGACGTGGGAATGCCTGTacgtgctgctgctgtggctgtCGTCGGTGGTGCTTGTCCCTTTCCCGCTGGAccgcggcacgccgtcTCCGTCGGAGCGCATTCACCGCCTCTGTGCCAGGTTCCTGTCTAGGCCAGGCAAGGAGCGCGATGCTGCGAGTATCGTGCTAGGACGCTTGTACGCGCGTGAAGAATGCGAGCTCTTCTTTTCGGCGTTCCTTCAAGATGCTGAGCAGGCCactgcgtcgctcgtgcccaCAGGCGTACTGCAAACACTCTGTGCGTTCGTCAAGCAGGCGGATGCATCCCTCATACGAGCGCACTATGATGCGATGTTGCGTGTCATCGCCCATCTCCGCACAGTTGATACACGCAACATGCTAGTCGATCGTTACGCCATCAAGCTCGAAGGGCGTCTCGCGATGCATGATCCACGAGACGCCCATGTGGATACCCTGCTGCATGCACTGGCCCATGCCGACTCACGCGTGCGCTACAGTGCGGCTAAgggcacggcgcgcgtTGCCTCGCGCCTCCcgcacgcatggcgcgcgcagaTCCTCGAGGCACTGCTGACCATGCTCTCTGAGCATATTCTGTCTCACACGATGCCAGATGGCCTGCACGAAGCACGCGCGTTCAGTGAGCAGACAGCCGAGACACTGCGGTGCGTTGACCTGCATGGCGTGTCCGAGTATACGTGGCACGGCGTGTTTctggcgctggccgagTGCATCCGTCGCGCGGCGGTGCCCATCGACGTACGAATGGTGTACTGGACACTCACGGGCCTCGTGTTTGACGTTCGTCGCGCCACAGGCTCCACAGGCACAAGTGTGCGTGATGCGTGCTGCTACGTCCTGTGGTCTCTCGCACGtacgcgcgacgcgcctcatGTGCTCGCTGTGCCGATAGCCCAGCGCCTCATTATCGCCGCCACGCTCGACCGCGACGTGGCTGTCCGACGTGCCGCCAGTGCGGCGTTCCAAGAATGGGTCGGTCGTGCGACGGTgccgcatggcatcgacatCCTCCGCACCGCCGACTTTGCCGCCGTCGGCACACGTCGGCATGCGTACTTGACATGCGCGCCTTTCGTGGCCCAGTTCGACACGTATCGCCCGGGCCTCGTGGCGTATGCAGAACGCTCGCTTCTCTCGCACTGGGATGCCGCTGTGCGCATACTGGGTGCCCAGGCACTCGCTCGCATGCTCGCTGGACGCGATGCCCGTCctgtgctgctgcgtctgtgCCCTCGTTCAGCGAGTCACGACACCGACGTggcccatggcgcgctggtggcgctggcgcatctTGTGCGTGACCACCCTGCTCTGGCGCAGGAGGCCtgtcgtgccgcgctgagcacgtcgccgagTGTGTGGCGTGCGCCTGGCGGCGCGTCGATTCTTGCCTCGGCGTGCCATGTTGTGTCCCTTTGTCTTGCGCCGACCGACACGGCGCCTCTGCGCTCCCTGTGGAACGAGGCAGTGCTGCGACCTGAAGTCGAGGTGCAGGACATGGTCGTGGCGTCGATCCGAGCCCTCAAGGACCATGTCATCGTGCACGACCTCGTGCGCACTTGGCTCGATACGTGGCCGAGCCTGTCTCCGGACACACAGTGCGTGGCTGCCAAGGCgatgggcgtcgtggacgtgTACGCCGATGAGCGGTGTGAGCGCCtgtgcgacgtgctgcggtcgggcgccgtcgaggcgcgctgtgcagcggcacgctccctgtcgacgctgccgacgcacCGTGTTGTGCCAGCGCTGCGTGCTGGGCTGCATGACATGACGACGGATGCGCGAGGCGACGTCGGCTCGTGGGTCCGCGTGGCCTGCATCGAGAGtctcggcgcgctcgagtgCGATGCTGACACGCTCGTCGATATGGCCGGTCTGCTCATGGAGCGGATCGATACGGTCCGAGTCAAGGCGGCCGACGTGCTGAGCCGGATGAACGCGTCATGGCGCGATGCGATCGGAGATCCCTCGTTGCTGCGTGATGCCAGCTACGCCTTTCCACATCTCATGCCCCTCCTCGATGAGCCTGCGTACCGCTTTTCGCTTCTGCGCTCCCTCGTTCGCACGATAGGCAGCCGATCGGacatggcgctgcgcgtcgccggacaggcgctcgtgcaaTGGGCGAAGCAGGCTTCGAGCGACAAGGTCCAGGATGTAGGTGTGATGCTGCACCGCCAAGCCAACACACACGCGCGCGATAACCGCACCTTTGTACCGGTCCTGCAGACGGTCCAACTGCTATTGGATTgggacgtgcgcctcgatgtGCCCCTTCTGGCGCGTTtcgtgcgtctcgcgaGCCATCATGTCGACAAGGTGCATagtgtgccgcgcatcctcgccgccatgcgcatctgcGTGCATGCAAGCCAGGTGCctggcgccgtgcctgacgctgctgcgtaCCTGATACCCTTTCTGACGCATCGATATccggccgtgcgcatccACACCAGCGAGCAGCTGTTCCTCCTTGTACAAGAGCTCAGCATGGAGCACGACACGACCGAGATCGAGGCCGCActgctcgacacgccctGGGCCACGGCACCGCCGACGGATcttggcgccgcgtcgacTCACATCGTACATTGTATCTATGATATACTGGCAGCCAAACACCGTGCTCCGTAG
- a CDS encoding osomolarity two-component system, phosphorelay intermediate protein YPD1, producing the protein MSAATDDVSKLPRDVIDVDVFEQLLDMDEDGREFSQSLVWNYFEQAEQTFVKMEEALAAKSLDDMSTLGHFLKGSSAAVGVIKVRDSCEYIQHYGKCHDTDGVTELQPDDVLNRLRQVMDNVKEQYEEARSVLRTFFGV; encoded by the coding sequence atgagcgcagcgacggACGATGTGTCGAAGCTGCCGCGCGATGTCATTGACGTGGATGTGTTTGAACAGCTTCTAGACATGGACGAAGATGGACGAGAGTTCAGCCAGAGCCTTGTGTGGAACTACTTTGAGCAAGCTGAGCAGACGTTTGTCAAGATGGAAGAAGCCCTCGCTGCGAAATCGCTGGACGATATGTCGACGCTGGGCCACTTTCTGAAAGGGTCCTCGGCAGCTGTGGGCGTGATCAAAGTCCGGGACAGCTGTGAATACATACAGCACTACGGCAAGTGCCATGATACCGATGGTGTCACGGAGCTGCAGCCGGACGATGTACTCAACCGCCTCAGGCAGGTGATGGACAATGTCAAAGAACAGTATGAGGAGGCGCGGTCTGTCCTGCGCACATTTTTTGGCGTCTAA